TTCAAgatctaaaaataaatgagtCTAATGTTCAACATTGCATTGTTTTATGGTTTACCATTCTCTGTTGCCCACAACAATTCTCTATATTCAGTTAAAATGTGGACGTTCAGAAACGCTGCGAAATTTTGGGACAGGGTGGAATATCCTTGCGAATATTGAAGCATTGCTGTGCCAAGCGAGAACAGTGTGAAAGTGAGTTTTAGTTAGCTTTAGAGCATTGATGAGCTTTCACGAGCTTATATAAATTTTGCAGTGGAATTCCTAGGaagtttaaataatttcacgAATTACGATAAGAGGTCGTTCATAGATTACGTAAAGCAGGAAGGGCAGGGCCTGCGTGAtggtccatacatttttttttgacattctcATACATCTTCCGTGATAGGAAGGTTCTCAAAAATCCCAATTTTTGCcatacgtaatttatgaacgactCTTAACCCAGTTATCGTCTCTGTTTCTACAGTGATAGCAAAAGTAAGGAGAAAAGCTTACTCAAAGATGTTGCATGTAAGTGTTCCTTTGTTTTGTGTCAGCTGGCTGGACAGACCAGATATTTATTACTCCGAATCATGAATCCATTAAACGACATGACATTTCTGGTCCTTTATAAACAACGAGGAgacgaatgaatgaaattcaagGATGGTCCATGTATGACACTCAGGTACCTTCTTTGCGCCTTCTCTCGACATCTGCGACATGAAAAGTCTGAGAGGCATTCATGTCAATGCTTCTGAAACGGGATGCTAACTTCAAGgacgtaaaaaaaattctttcctGGCTGCTTGAATACAGTAAGAAGAGTCAACGAAGGACTAGCACTAGAATTTATTGAGCCAGTACTTCCTTTACATTACAACACATTACGAGTCGGAATAGAAGCAATCCTTTTCCTACGCTCGGTCTCTAACGATTTAGCATGTTGCCACAGGTCACCAGTGAGACTAGTCTTTCCACGACATAAAGCAAGCATCCTCGATAACACAATCAATGAATGTAGATCTTCTGGCGTAGCACAATGTTCTCTTCGCATCTCGACGAAATCATTTTCGATCATCTGAAATTTGGAACAACGACAATATCATGAGAAATTCCTCAAATCTTATTGCACCACCGTTTACTAACCGTTAGTTCATCGGGATTCATGCTGAACTTGACGATTCGTAAGATGGTCAAGTATCGTCGTATCGAATCCAGTTTTGGCAGAAGGAAAAACTTTGCAGCTTCAAATGTTTCCTTGATCAAATCAATGTTTTCCTGTTGCGGCATCAATGGTACGTGACAGTTGGTGGGCAGCATACTTTTTCCTTCGCTCAACGTCAATACAGGCACGTTAACGTTCACTTCTACGTCGAAGAACTGGAAGTCACATTTGACCCTTTGATTGTTAATCAAATACGCTATGGACGATACGGCTTTCACGCCACTGGCCTCCAATTTGCCAGTCTGAAGTTGAGTTTCGTCTAACACTAAATTCGTATGAGGCGCAAGTTGCAGCAATCCGCTGGTTAATTTGTTGGAAGCGTAATCTTTCCTGAAACACGAAAGAATGATGATTCTTCGTTCTTTGCTGACCCAAAAGAAGTGAGCTCATACTTTGGTGAAAATTGCAGCAAATTCAAATTGTCAAGCGTCATTGGAAAGTAGTGGCTCGCAGGTAAAATCATCTCAATTATGTCGTACAACAGTTTCGTGTAAACCGGAAGTACCGGTGCTGGTATGTTActtaaattcaacgaaaactGTCCCAAACATTCTAACTCCGATCGAACATAAACGGTTGATATCAAATGAGCCATCAAATACTCGGCGGCAACGACGTCACCAAGCAGACATTGCGTCAATAACAGTTGAATATCTTTGAAGAGCTCCACACATGTGTTGTCATCGAAGCCAGTGATCCCATCGAACGTTGTTTGCGGCAATAGTGGATTCAAGTGCGAAATCGGTTTAATCAGCACGGCATGGATACGCGGAATCAATGACGGCGGTGGATTGGCTGCCTGAACTTCCGTAATATCATCGAAATCGTTTAAGTCATGGTGCGTTCCATCTAGCACTGCATCAACTGACAGAAATCCAATCACATCGACTACTGAATTAAGGACAAGATTGTCAAAGTCGTTGTACAtctggaaaaagaaaatttagtcCTCTGACATGTGGGAAGGCAAGTACGTCACTCTTATCACTCTCCGAGAATCTCTTAGGAGCCATTCTTGGCAAAGTAATACTTCGTACGAACCTTGACAATGCACGCCTTGCTCGGACGATCGGCAATCGGTGAGTTTAGGAGGTATTCTCGTGATAATAACGACGGAGATTCTTTCACAGATGATCCATTCGATAAAGATCCTATCGCTTCGGACGGACTCTTTTTCTCCGACTCCATAGGCTCTTCATCTTCTAACGGACGTTTCAATGTGGTTGACCCAGCAACTCGTTCAGTTGAGATGTCTTTAATTGGACAGCTTTCTCGTTCTGCTTCCGATGCCCAATCATTCAGCCCAGGAATTGTAACGACAAACACCGATCGTCGCTCCccgtgtgaattttgtggaCTATCCATGTCGACATTTTCGTTGGTATTCAACACGAAAGCGTCTCTATATCGACCGTTCTGTAACCGCACACTGTCACCACTGCCGACAgcatatttttctaaataaatttccgGGTCAAGCATATCCTGGAACCCATATGAATAGAACAGTGAGCACTTTGTCTTAATTCATTATGAATGGATTGCCATACCTGGACCATACCACGGAACCGTACCAGACTGTTATCCTTAAGATTCTGTATATTGACATGGTTTATTAACGGAAtgtttttcagattttcttcAGAACTTAGAATTTCCAGAAATTCCGTTTCCTTTTCTAGAAAATCTTCTGGTGTCATGTTGACGgacatttccattttgttataaatagGTAAACGTAAATGTTTAAACAGAATTACACTCACAGAACAggatataaataaatttgaatgtcAAGGTACTTTGTTTGACATCAAAATTAGCGGCAAACGAAATTTCGATTATCGAAGAAGAGCCAGTGGAGCCGTGCAAACCGAAGCCAAAGCTGTCAGTGTGTTTTGAATCATGTAAAAAGTGAATTACTTTCTAAAGTCAATGAACGTATAAATGAAAGTGGGTTGATCATTAGCCGGTTCTCCAAGGTGTCTTTGACATCCTTGACGTTATATTAGTATAGGTATCTTCCAAGCTAAttttttgacaggccgaataCAACCGAGCATCATCCAAAATGTTCGTAAATTCGTTGACgttatggctctgtggatgccctcggttgttttcggtttGTCAATGATCTTAGAAGAGACCCATTGAAAATGGCTTCATTGGTACTGTACCTGTTACAGACGTCAAATATATCGATAATGACTTTAGAAATAAAAGACAAAGCTCTCTGATTAATGAAGGTTCTGAACCTTGTGATTAATGCCTTCTTTTAAGGCAAAAAAAAGATCAAAAACTGAGATCAAAATGACGTAATGCATCCTAACAGTATAGATGCTGATATGCATGTCTGTAAAAACTTACATTGCCAACTTAACTTGCGTAATTCGGACCTTCCCTATCCGTACACCTCTAACATCTTTTCCTAGTTAACCAAATAGATGGAAAAACTCACGCTTCGCTCTCGATACAAATTTGATCTAGAAACTAGATCATGTTGGTCTATAGATTGTTGAACCCAAGGCTATGTGTTATGtaactgaaaaaatgtaaatgatgCCGTTGCACTGATTTGTTCAATGAGCAACCCTAGGAAAAGATTTCGAACAACGATTCGACAATTATCCAACCCTACAGCTTAGAAAATTCGATAACGTTTTCTTCTGACACTACACACACCAAACTCTCAAATGTCAACATCGTGATTTATattaaaaagcaaaaaaaaatgtagttaTGTCCTGCTGTGGTCGAATTTAAACCAATTTAATGATTCGTTGTTGTTAATTATGTCGttagtttctaaattttggcATTTCAATATCTTACGTGAAAATAATTATCTGTGCAAATCAAAAACGTAAGGTGAGTAGTGTATAATGCAATTAACGTGAATAAATTCGATTCACACAActatacaatttttatcaattccTCGAATTTAATACCTTGTGTCACAATCTTTCATACGAATCGGGAACGTCATTTTTAATTCGTAAGAGTGAACGATTACGTTTACTTTATCGAACCACTCATTGAATcgtctgaaatatttttttttcaagacaaacacaaaaatgaatgGCATACCTGAATAGCTTTTGATGATTTGTTATTTATAACAAATCAAATGAGTTGATTATGGTTGATTGAATGGAAAGTTCGTTATTATTCCTTTCGTGTGTGTAATGTAAACAACTTCAGTAGAACCAAATTCTACAGATCAGATTagcattaaaattaattttattggtcAACAGATCGGTTCAGATTTATCGCGGATGACATTAtccgattttaattttaattaaacactTGAAAATGTGTTCTACATTGATAAAACCTCTTGGTCTAAACAAAAACTGTTCGGTTTACATAAGCAAGTTTTGTTAAATCAGCAATTGCTGTCCCAttagtttttttatttatttaggaACCCCAGAAACTCACGCATTTATTTCCCACTCAATCCGCATTGACCTAAATAACCAACACTAACAtgtaaaatataatgtccTTTAATACATTAACAATTgtgttgttttcattttgaaaactgCCTTACTCCGGCCGATCGTTATCAAATTGTTACTGTCAACATTTTAATTGTGTCATcagaaattagaaattttttcttctcattaTTTTCCTGTGGCTCTGATCCACCTGCGACTTTTCGTTAGAAACTCTaagcgaaatttgaaaatccctCGATAGAGAtagatacatttttgaaaggtTTTTATAAAAGTTTGGCGAATGTTGATCTTATAAGTGACAATCGACTTGTGATACAATCgtagaatctattacttcatttgtatgaaatatctcGCAGGAcctattttagtgaaattaaTCGTGAAACTCTCAAGATTCTTAAAAATGCTAAAATTCAAGGgtttaaattcttgaaaacactcaaaaattcaaacaaaaaaaactgaaaataggCTCTGCTATAGCCACAGTAAGAGGTCATTGCTTATTCTTGTAGGTATTGTTGATAGTAAATGACTGCATTAGTTCGAGTTCTcaagttcaataaaaatgtattatGACATGGGGCAAGGGCAAAACttgtcttaaaaattgtattaaattcatacaaatgaatgaaatatcgaaacatttaacgaaacgaaCTGATGCTACGTCCGAATGTACCGCAAcctgaagatgatctatactCTTCGACAGCAAACATTGCTTtaattcatttgatctaagtaaatattttcaacagattgatagaaaatctgttacttcattagtcGCAACATGAGTTTCGCCGAATAAAAGTCTATGTTAGACGGAGCCGGCCCTTTGCTGTCCTTAGAACAGAAATATTGTTTTACACTTGCCAAACCATGAAAGcactgaatatcacgcgtcaaaagttatcggaaaccacacttttttagttctctctcagcagaccttggaaacaggtctagggattcAGACGATGTTTTGCTTAATggtggagtttgtttatgttattccTCAAtgagagaaatttgatacgaaggcggagcttactctccgtatCAACGAGTAGTGTGATGCACATCGAACGATCAACTCGTTCGCCTTTGTAtcgcgtattttcggtttcgtctTTATTCTTATTCTTCTTCTAAACTTTAACCTTGAACAATGTGTAACAATGTGATAGAAATGCTTtgtatttggttttgttgtttgtgtatttcatggtgtgacgagtataaaattttgtgcatgaCAGGATTGAAACCTCTCAATCATTGTatgtgtgtgaattcgtatcccacgagaattatttttgcatacgTATGTATGTTTCGTCGAGAAGAGATCgagcaaaaattattctctcggtgtacgaattcacacgtatactgtaatttcgtggtttcaatccaagtgatgcaaatagctattgttttaaaattactATTGTTTGGTAACCTCTATTCAAAAAGAACGAACCACGTTTGACCAGCTATTTATTCCACTTGTCGATGTAATCATGTTCACTTAAGTCCATGTAAGGAATTTGTTGTTATTCCGTCCAGCCTTTGCTTTATCCTTCAAATACCTTTTTCACAGCAATTTCATAAATTGAGCG
Above is a genomic segment from Bradysia coprophila strain Holo2 chromosome IV unlocalized genomic scaffold, BU_Bcop_v1 contig_106, whole genome shotgun sequence containing:
- the LOC119070867 gene encoding mini-chromosome maintenance complex-binding protein encodes the protein MEMSVNMTPEDFLEKETEFLEILSSEENLKNIPLINHVNIQNLKDNSLVRFRGMVQDMLDPEIYLEKYAVGSGDSVRLQNGRYRDAFVLNTNENVDMDSPQNSHGERRSVFVVTIPGLNDWASEAERESCPIKDISTERVAGSTTLKRPLEDEEPMESEKKSPSEAIGSLSNGSSVKESPSLLSREYLLNSPIADRPSKACIVKMYNDFDNLVLNSVVDVIGFLSVDAVLDGTHHDLNDFDDITEVQAANPPPSLIPRIHAVLIKPISHLNPLLPQTTFDGITGFDDNTCVELFKDIQLLLTQCLLGDVVAAEYLMAHLISTVYVRSELECLGQFSLNLSNIPAPVLPVYTKLLYDIIEMILPASHYFPMTLDNLNLLQFSPKKDYASNKLTSGLLQLAPHTNLVLDETQLQTGKLEASGVKAVSSIAYLINNQRVKCDFQFFDVEVNVNVPVLTLSEGKSMLPTNCHVPLMPQQENIDLIKETFEAAKFFLLPKLDSIRRYLTILRIVKFSMNPDELTMIENDFVEMRREHCATPEDLHSLIVLSRMLALCRGKTSLTGDLWQHAKSLETERRKRIASIPTRNVL